In Porites lutea chromosome 8, jaPorLute2.1, whole genome shotgun sequence, the genomic stretch GTAAAAACTCCAGACAGAGATGATGTAGAGTTGGTTGTTCATGGAGAAACAATTTATTGCTGTAAGATTCAAGATCTCCAATATGGTAAGTCCATAAGTTACTCATGGTTTCCTCACTGGTCTAAAGTTCCTCGGAGATCAATGCCAGTGTTCCATTTTTCTCGTTTGTTTGACCCGATAAAGATGACTTGCTGCAAAATGTGCAGATatccgagcttactgttaaTAATGTATTGACATGGAGAGGAAATGTGCTCTTGTCCTCTCATTCACAGCATTGCCATTACCACCTTGATGAGTTTCTGGGCTGGTTATAATGGTTTTAGCAACCTTAGAGTTAAGAGATAACTGGAAATACTGTTACCTGATGGTTGCAGCCTTTTAGGAGTGTTCTAATTTTTGTGCCTATAGTGCCAGGTCACTGTATAGATATGACTCAGTGCTGcagttcatgttttttttttgtttaggtgGTGATGGAAAGCTTGATCCAATATGCAAAGAAGCCCTCACTGCTGTCAACAAAGCCTACTGACCTACAGAAAGCTGATCTTTATCAATATATTTTTACTATTTCCACActgtttttaaatgtatttcATACAAAATATGTGcacaaaatgaaggaaatgtTCTTCACAGTGCTTTGTAAATATGGCAAGTTTGTCAATAAAGTTATCTCTTGAGAAGAAAGAGATGTAATTTGCCAATATTCCTCTAAGTGCTTAGGACAAGGTGCCAACTTTGTTACATATGCTCTTATCAGCACCTAATTGCTGCGTACCCCCAGGCCTTAAGCAGCACACTAATCTTTGGGTCTCCTGTGCTTTCTTCAGTTTCCTGCCTTTAATTATGTGGGACGATCTTGATTTATGTTTGCGACAATATGATTTTTAGCAAGTGTGCATCCAGCAAGGTCATCATAGCTTGCAAGGTTCTTCTCTCCCATGTCTTCACCTCTCAGAACACAGGGATGGCAAACACGTGCAAGAAAAAAAGCATCTTCAATTTCTACTTTTTAACGCTTCATTGTACACAACGGTAACCT encodes the following:
- the LOC140946774 gene encoding UPF0728 protein v1g117062-like; the protein is MVKHKVTVKFGPYMSCGIVEHRTARLEGLQALLRSEGHTVEFVKTPDRDDVELVVHGETIYCCKIQDLQYGGDGKLDPICKEALTAVNKAY